One window of Thermocoleostomius sinensis A174 genomic DNA carries:
- the rlmN gene encoding 23S rRNA (adenine(2503)-C(2))-methyltransferase RlmN translates to MSSGSANFIASAPIAAELATLPDPSTPLLGQSLAQLTAWVQQQGQPAYRGKQLHQWIYQQGARSLSEITVFSKQWRASVTDVVVGRSTLHYRAEAPDGTVKYLLRLTDGQIIEAVGIPTYKQESGIGDWGLGREAQTTRTKHSSQSLHSSAPLDRLTVCVSSQVGCPMACDFCATGKGGYVRNLATHEIVDQVLTVQEDFGQRVSHLVFMGMGEPLLNSENVLAAVRSLNRDVGIGQRSITISTVGIPGRIRRFAEHQLQVTLAVSLHASNQTIREQLIPSARQYPLEALLNECREYVQITGRRVTFEYILLAGLNDEPQHAIELAQHLRGFQSHVNLIPYNPISEVAYQRPDRDRIQAFVNILKQHRIAVSVRYSRGLEADAACGQLRASKGL, encoded by the coding sequence ATGTCTTCTGGTTCTGCCAATTTTATTGCTTCCGCGCCGATTGCTGCTGAGTTGGCGACCCTTCCCGACCCATCAACACCTTTGTTGGGTCAATCGCTGGCACAGTTAACGGCATGGGTGCAGCAACAGGGACAGCCTGCTTATCGTGGAAAGCAGTTGCACCAGTGGATTTATCAGCAGGGCGCTCGATCGCTGTCCGAGATTACGGTGTTTTCCAAACAGTGGCGGGCATCGGTTACAGACGTGGTAGTAGGGCGATCGACGCTGCACTATCGGGCAGAAGCACCAGATGGCACAGTGAAGTATTTGCTGCGGCTGACGGACGGGCAAATCATTGAAGCGGTAGGAATTCCTACATATAAGCAGGAATCAGGGATTGGGGATTGGGGGTTGGGCAGGGAAGCCCAGACGACTCGGACGAAGCATTCTTCTCAATCGTTGCATTCCTCTGCACCGCTCGATCGCCTGACGGTATGTGTGTCGTCTCAGGTGGGGTGTCCAATGGCGTGCGATTTTTGCGCCACAGGTAAGGGCGGCTATGTCCGGAATTTGGCAACGCACGAAATTGTAGATCAAGTGCTAACAGTACAGGAAGACTTTGGACAGCGGGTCAGCCATCTTGTATTTATGGGCATGGGGGAACCGTTGCTGAACAGCGAGAATGTGTTGGCGGCGGTACGATCGCTGAATCGCGATGTAGGCATTGGGCAGCGATCGATCACGATATCGACTGTGGGCATTCCGGGGCGAATTCGTCGCTTTGCCGAACATCAGCTACAGGTAACACTAGCGGTGAGTTTGCACGCTTCCAATCAAACGATTCGCGAACAGTTAATTCCCAGCGCACGGCAATATCCGCTGGAAGCGTTGCTGAACGAATGCCGCGAGTATGTGCAAATCACAGGTAGACGAGTCACGTTTGAATACATTTTGCTAGCCGGTTTAAATGATGAACCACAACACGCGATCGAGCTAGCTCAACACTTGCGTGGCTTTCAAAGCCATGTCAATTTGATTCCCTACAACCCTATTTCCGAAGTGGCCTACCAGCGCCCCGATCGCGATCGAATTCAAGCGTTTGTCAATATCTTAAAGCAACATCGAATTGCTGTGAGCGTGCGCTATTCCAGAGGGCTGGAGGCCGATGCAGCTTGTGGTCAGTTACGAGCGTCGAAAGGCTTATGA
- a CDS encoding GTP-binding protein, with amino-acid sequence MTQRNVPNYGSLNNGSTGSTNVNAELEETILSFSDIQAELNYRQAQTVLRDLVQKLDLTPAERQGLEAEVESLETMLDKLDRQVVHIAVFGMVGRGKSSLLNALLGQEVFTTGPTHGVTQTIQSAEWTTSEEAIDGSHQKLWKVSLPGVGNSCIQLIDTPGIDEVDGEAREALARQVAKQADLILFVIAGDMTQVEFVALSELRQANKPILLVLNKMDQYPSADRLAIYEKIRDDRVRTLLSPNEIVMAAASPLVAKAVRRSDGKLVPQLNRGVPQVEDVKLKILEVLHREGKSLVALNTMLFADSVNEQVLQRKLEIRDRSANQIIWNGTMTKAITTALNPITVVDLLSGAAIDVAMIVALSRLYGIAMTQAGAVALLQKIAISLGGITASELLITAGLGSLKSVLGLSAPATGGVSLAPYLSVAVTQAGIAGVSTYGIGQVIKVYLANGASWGPDGPKAVIDRILSTLDETSIMNRIRDELREKLGVKG; translated from the coding sequence ATGACTCAACGAAATGTTCCCAACTATGGATCTCTCAATAACGGATCTACAGGATCTACAAACGTGAATGCGGAACTGGAAGAAACAATCCTCAGTTTCAGCGACATTCAGGCAGAACTGAACTATCGGCAAGCACAAACGGTACTGCGCGATTTGGTACAAAAGCTCGACCTCACTCCTGCTGAACGGCAAGGGCTAGAAGCGGAGGTAGAAAGTCTGGAAACTATGCTGGACAAGCTCGATCGCCAAGTGGTGCACATTGCGGTATTTGGCATGGTGGGGCGGGGAAAGTCATCGCTGTTGAATGCGCTGCTGGGTCAGGAGGTGTTCACTACCGGCCCAACGCATGGCGTGACACAAACAATTCAGAGCGCTGAGTGGACAACCAGTGAAGAGGCGATCGATGGTAGTCACCAGAAGCTGTGGAAGGTGTCGCTGCCCGGTGTTGGCAATTCCTGCATTCAACTCATCGATACCCCTGGCATTGATGAAGTAGATGGTGAAGCGCGAGAAGCCCTGGCTCGGCAGGTGGCCAAACAAGCCGACCTGATCTTATTTGTCATCGCTGGCGATATGACTCAGGTAGAATTCGTAGCGCTGTCGGAACTGCGTCAAGCCAATAAGCCGATTCTGCTGGTGCTGAATAAGATGGATCAGTATCCCAGCGCCGATCGCTTAGCAATTTATGAAAAAATTCGCGACGATCGCGTGCGGACGTTACTTTCACCCAATGAAATTGTCATGGCAGCGGCTTCTCCTTTGGTTGCTAAAGCAGTACGGCGATCGGATGGCAAACTCGTTCCGCAGTTGAACCGAGGGGTACCCCAAGTTGAAGATGTAAAGCTGAAAATTCTGGAGGTGTTGCACCGCGAAGGAAAATCACTGGTAGCACTTAACACGATGCTGTTTGCCGATTCGGTGAATGAACAGGTGCTACAACGGAAGCTGGAAATTCGCGATCGCAGCGCCAATCAAATCATTTGGAATGGCACGATGACCAAAGCCATCACCACCGCCCTCAATCCAATTACCGTAGTGGATTTGCTCAGCGGAGCGGCAATTGACGTAGCGATGATTGTGGCACTGTCTCGGCTGTATGGCATTGCCATGACTCAAGCTGGAGCAGTGGCGTTGCTGCAAAAAATTGCAATTAGCTTGGGGGGAATTACCGCTAGCGAACTGTTGATTACGGCGGGGCTAGGCTCCCTCAAAAGTGTATTAGGTCTCTCGGCTCCGGCCACAGGCGGGGTTTCCTTGGCTCCCTATCTCTCTGTTGCGGTCACGCAAGCGGGAATTGCGGGCGTCTCAACTTACGGAATTGGGCAGGTGATCAAGGTTTATCTGGCTAACGGAGCCTCTTGGGGTCCCGATGGCCCTAAAGCCGTGATCGATCGCATTCTCTCGACCCTAGACGAAACCTCGATCATGAACCGAATTCGCGACGAGTTACGGGAGAAATTGGGAGTTAAGGGTTAG
- a CDS encoding calcium-binding protein → MANRIIGTLHDDVLFGDTNPLDLNDIILGLAGNDRLYGFADRTGGDLIVSHDTLRGGDGNDTLRGGAGDDQLLGEAGNDVMGTAFPGIEDDSAGEAGNDSLQGGAGNDVMSGGDGDDWLLGGTGDDLLGAFSSRGPGNDSQYYYGSDAGNDTLLGGDGNDYISGGDGNDLQVGGNGNDNIGNYYYYDDRFGQDAGDDTLLGGAGNDGLFSDDGNDLMRGGAGNDYIGFGVDGRYLIGDSPGDDRGFGDGGDDYIILGSGNDTMSGGAGNDRLGTREIRVPPGFMDESGNDRLDGGTGNDTLNGGVDRDTLIGGRGNDILYGDDDSDVLTGVDPTSATPGRGEQDVLFGELAPEADYEWQSPDRFILGNRTSVFYNDGRKDTRGNGDYAVIRDFDLTAGDRIQLKGSARDYSLGVSTIDPTATAIFYTAGQLTPELIGLVHGEAPSNLTTGFVYV, encoded by the coding sequence ATGGCCAATAGAATTATCGGCACGCTTCATGATGACGTGTTGTTTGGAGATACCAACCCCCTCGATCTGAATGACATTATCTTGGGATTGGCCGGAAACGATCGCTTATATGGATTTGCCGATCGCACAGGTGGCGATCTAATTGTCAGCCACGATACCTTGCGCGGCGGGGATGGTAACGATACGCTGCGGGGTGGAGCCGGAGACGATCAATTGTTGGGGGAAGCTGGCAATGATGTCATGGGCACAGCTTTCCCTGGCATCGAAGATGATTCTGCGGGGGAAGCTGGCAATGATAGTTTGCAAGGGGGCGCAGGCAACGATGTGATGAGCGGCGGAGATGGAGACGATTGGCTGTTGGGGGGAACAGGTGACGACTTGTTGGGTGCGTTCAGCAGTCGAGGTCCAGGCAACGACAGCCAATACTATTATGGCTCTGATGCGGGCAACGATACGCTTCTCGGCGGGGATGGAAACGATTACATCAGCGGCGGGGATGGAAACGATCTGCAAGTAGGCGGCAATGGAAACGATAACATTGGCAATTACTATTATTATGACGATCGCTTTGGTCAAGATGCCGGAGACGACACCCTCTTGGGTGGTGCGGGTAACGATGGCTTGTTTAGTGACGACGGAAATGATTTGATGCGGGGTGGAGCCGGGAACGATTACATTGGTTTTGGAGTAGATGGTCGCTATTTGATTGGTGATTCTCCGGGGGACGATCGGGGGTTTGGCGATGGCGGAGACGACTACATCATTCTGGGTTCCGGCAACGACACCATGAGCGGTGGCGCGGGCAATGATCGCTTGGGAACTCGAGAAATCAGGGTTCCCCCCGGTTTTATGGATGAGAGTGGCAACGATCGCTTAGATGGCGGCACAGGCAACGATACCTTAAATGGTGGTGTCGACAGGGATACGCTGATTGGCGGACGCGGCAACGATATCCTCTATGGCGATGATGACAGCGATGTCTTGACTGGAGTTGACCCAACCTCGGCGACGCCGGGGCGTGGCGAACAAGATGTGCTGTTTGGTGAACTAGCTCCTGAAGCCGACTACGAATGGCAATCGCCCGATCGCTTCATTCTCGGCAACCGCACCAGTGTCTTTTACAACGACGGCCGCAAGGATACCCGTGGCAACGGCGATTATGCCGTGATTAGAGACTTCGATTTAACAGCGGGCGATCGAATTCAACTAAAAGGATCGGCTAGGGATTACAGCTTAGGGGTGTCTACGATCGATCCGACAGCAACCGCCATTTTCTATACAGCCGGACAACTAACCCCTGAATTGATTGGATTGGTGCACGGCGAAGCGCCCTCGAATCTTACAACCGGGTTTGTGTATGTTTAA
- a CDS encoding peptidoglycan-binding domain-containing protein — MDEQETESSPILRKGDTGEAVTQLQTLLNAQGSSLAVDGIFQATTLASVISFQQRHGLPVNGIVGPETWQLLQHPKNVEA; from the coding sequence ATGGACGAGCAAGAAACAGAATCATCCCCAATTCTTCGCAAAGGAGACACCGGCGAGGCCGTTACTCAATTGCAGACATTGCTAAATGCCCAAGGATCGAGCCTAGCGGTGGATGGCATTTTTCAGGCAACAACATTGGCATCGGTGATTTCGTTTCAACAGCGGCATGGGTTGCCAGTGAATGGAATTGTGGGCCCAGAAACGTGGCAACTTTTGCAACACCCTAAGAATGTAGAGGCATAA